The following proteins are co-located in the uncultured Tolumonas sp. genome:
- a CDS encoding tetratricopeptide repeat protein has translation MRSIWILASLLVSTAVYAAQEGAANTAAPAADPDYIPPSTAIFSGLETPQPPAGPVASSGQRMSQSINEALNIAPKGSGQEGNAPSGPKPLDVAPLSIPESPDKQQGGIPAGSPALKADIPAELLHGSVSSNSAVADELPVIEIYTQEELIALINDDKHLHRVADIDECQLVKDIELRARVVMIPAYQYLWGDMLLTGTCTKKNVELGVEYLWKAAQQGLPAALEHLARYYAKGHYVQRDTQQAAIFMHEAAAQGYLKAQIGWVDMLVSGLGSPLDYEEAYSWLHHSVIADDKQHKQAATLLARLSRRMPPNVIARAKNYRWQ, from the coding sequence ATGCGTAGTATTTGGATATTAGCGAGTTTACTGGTCAGTACGGCTGTTTATGCAGCACAAGAAGGTGCGGCAAATACAGCAGCACCGGCGGCTGATCCCGATTATATTCCTCCTAGTACTGCTATCTTTTCTGGTCTTGAAACACCGCAACCACCGGCCGGACCTGTTGCCTCATCAGGTCAGCGAATGTCTCAATCAATTAATGAAGCACTTAATATTGCACCTAAAGGTAGTGGTCAGGAAGGAAATGCGCCTTCAGGGCCTAAACCTTTGGATGTTGCACCATTATCAATTCCTGAGTCGCCTGATAAACAACAAGGTGGTATTCCCGCTGGGAGTCCGGCGCTAAAAGCAGATATTCCGGCTGAATTATTACATGGTTCTGTTTCCAGTAACTCGGCTGTTGCTGATGAGTTACCAGTTATCGAGATATACACACAAGAGGAATTGATTGCTCTTATCAACGACGATAAACATCTGCATCGCGTAGCAGATATTGATGAATGTCAGTTGGTTAAAGATATAGAGCTGCGCGCCAGAGTCGTCATGATCCCTGCTTACCAATATTTGTGGGGGGACATGTTATTAACGGGGACTTGCACGAAGAAAAATGTCGAGTTAGGTGTTGAATATCTGTGGAAAGCAGCTCAACAAGGCTTGCCTGCTGCGTTAGAGCATTTGGCGCGTTATTATGCCAAAGGACATTATGTCCAGCGTGACACCCAGCAAGCGGCCATTTTCATGCATGAAGCAGCTGCTCAAGGCTATCTTAAAGCGCAGATAGGTTGGGTGGATATGCTGGTTAGTGGGTTAGGCAGCCCATTAGATTATGAAGAGGCCTACAGCTGGTTGCATCATTCTGTGATTGCGGACGATAAACAGCACAAACAGGCGGCCACTTTACTGGCTCGCTTATCTCGTCGAATGCCACCCAATGTTATTGCGCGGGCAAAAAATTACCGTTGGCAGTAA
- the rimI gene encoding ribosomal protein S18-alanine N-acetyltransferase — protein sequence MNIEFFVPEKSDIQSLYEIECRAHAYPWSHHLLSSNFGQRYVNGAIKHQQQVIGFYIADLLLDESTLMNICIDPRWQRHGFGQLLLEHYLQQTAERGCMQWWLEVRASNIAAQTLYEKKGFHQVGVRKNYYQNGNVSEDAFVMHKYGIDD from the coding sequence ATGAACATTGAATTTTTTGTTCCGGAAAAAAGCGACATCCAGTCGTTATATGAAATTGAATGCCGGGCCCATGCATACCCGTGGAGCCATCATTTACTGTCATCCAATTTTGGTCAGCGTTACGTCAATGGCGCCATCAAACATCAGCAGCAAGTCATTGGGTTTTACATTGCCGATCTATTGCTCGATGAAAGCACGCTGATGAATATCTGTATTGATCCGCGTTGGCAGCGACATGGCTTCGGTCAGCTATTATTAGAACATTATCTGCAACAAACCGCCGAACGGGGCTGCATGCAGTGGTGGTTGGAAGTCCGTGCCTCCAACATCGCGGCGCAAACGCTGTATGAGAAAAAAGGTTTTCATCAGGTTGGTGTGCGGAAAAACTATTATCAAAACGGAAATGTCAGTGAAGACGCGTTCGTCATGCATAAATATGGCATTGATGATTAG
- the ccsA gene encoding cytochrome c biogenesis protein CcsA, which translates to MLIVALLGIGCYLLATTLVLQQFFTTQTHTPRLVLMVAWPAIILHLLALGMTIIQAQSVQNLSVINVASLVALLINIGLTIISQRQNSWILLPFAYAFAVVLLFSNSVTPSHYLTSLGDRPGLVIHIALALLSYAMMSIASLFALLQVYLNYQLKQRRKLNLHNVPPLLRIEKQLVRLLQIGSVLLTLSISSGFLFLDNMLAPSNLDKVGLSVIAWCIYATLLWGHYYRGWRGQRLVIMTLTGNVLLAVAYFGSRLLQSML; encoded by the coding sequence ATGCTGATCGTAGCATTACTGGGCATAGGCTGTTATTTGCTTGCCACCACATTGGTGTTGCAGCAGTTTTTCACTACGCAAACACATACCCCACGTCTGGTGCTAATGGTTGCCTGGCCTGCAATCATATTACATCTGCTCGCGCTGGGGATGACTATCATTCAGGCGCAATCGGTACAAAATTTAAGTGTCATCAACGTCGCATCACTGGTGGCGTTATTGATTAATATTGGGCTCACCATCATCAGCCAGCGACAAAATAGCTGGATTTTATTACCGTTTGCTTATGCTTTTGCGGTCGTGCTGTTATTTAGTAATTCGGTTACCCCTTCCCACTATTTAACCAGTTTAGGGGATCGCCCTGGGCTTGTGATCCACATTGCGCTGGCGCTGCTTTCTTATGCCATGATGAGCATTGCCAGTCTGTTTGCTTTATTGCAGGTTTATCTGAATTATCAGCTGAAACAACGGCGTAAGCTTAATTTACATAACGTACCGCCACTACTTCGGATCGAAAAACAGCTGGTTCGATTATTACAAATTGGTAGTGTGCTACTGACTTTATCCATCTCGAGCGGTTTTTTGTTTTTAGATAATATGCTGGCGCCGAGTAATCTGGATAAAGTCGGTTTATCCGTTATCGCTTGGTGTATTTATGCCACCTTGTTATGGGGACATTATTACCGTGGTTGGCGCGGTCAACGCTTAGTGATCATGACGTTGACCGGGAATGTATTGTTAGCGGTCGCTTATTTTGGCAGTCGGTTATTGCAAAGCATGCTGTAA
- a CDS encoding Re/Si-specific NAD(P)(+) transhydrogenase subunit alpha codes for MQIGIPRESLAGETRVAATPNTVEQLKKLGFDVVVESGAGALASFDDAAYVAAGASVAASADIWQADIIYKVNAPSDAEIGLIKEGATLVSFLWPAQNPELVAKLSTKKINVLAMDMVPRISRAQSLDALSSMANIGGYRAVIEAAHSFGRFFTGQITAAGKVPPAKVLVIGAGVAGLAAIGSARSLGAIVRAFDTRLEVAEQIESMGGEFLKLDFGGEDGSSSDGYAKVMSDEFIKAEMALFAEQAKDVDIIITTALIPGKPAPKLITKEMVDSMKPGSVIVDLAAATGGNCEYTVPGELAVTDSGVKVIGYTDLPGRLPTQSSQLYATNLVNLAKLWCKEKDGNINLDFNDVVLRNMTVVHQGEVTFPPPAISVSAAPKQEAAKPAAAKVEEKKPCKSKKWLGVVGLGLFGLLGHVAPPEFLSHFTVFVLACVVGYYVVWNVSHSLHTPLMSVTNAISGIIVVGALLQIGSGSGLVSALAFVAVLIATINIVGGFTVTQRMLKMFRKG; via the coding sequence ATGCAGATTGGAATACCGAGAGAAAGCCTTGCCGGTGAGACGCGGGTCGCTGCGACTCCGAACACCGTTGAGCAACTAAAAAAACTCGGCTTCGACGTGGTTGTCGAGTCTGGCGCGGGTGCTCTGGCCAGCTTTGATGATGCCGCGTATGTGGCCGCCGGCGCCAGCGTCGCGGCGTCTGCCGATATTTGGCAGGCCGATATTATTTACAAGGTGAATGCCCCGTCCGATGCTGAAATCGGCCTCATTAAAGAAGGCGCCACCTTAGTCAGTTTCCTGTGGCCAGCACAAAACCCTGAGCTCGTCGCCAAACTGTCGACTAAAAAAATCAATGTGCTGGCGATGGACATGGTGCCGCGTATTTCACGTGCGCAGTCGTTGGATGCCTTGTCTTCCATGGCCAACATCGGTGGTTACCGTGCGGTGATTGAAGCTGCCCATTCATTTGGTCGTTTCTTCACTGGTCAAATCACCGCGGCGGGTAAAGTACCGCCAGCTAAAGTACTGGTGATTGGTGCCGGTGTGGCAGGGTTGGCGGCGATTGGTTCAGCGCGCTCACTGGGTGCCATTGTGCGTGCCTTTGATACCCGTTTAGAAGTGGCGGAACAAATCGAATCCATGGGTGGCGAGTTCTTAAAACTCGACTTCGGTGGAGAAGACGGTTCATCGTCTGACGGTTACGCCAAAGTAATGTCCGATGAATTTATCAAAGCGGAAATGGCACTGTTCGCGGAACAAGCCAAAGACGTGGATATCATCATCACTACCGCGTTGATCCCAGGCAAACCAGCACCAAAACTCATCACCAAGGAAATGGTTGATTCGATGAAACCGGGCTCGGTGATTGTCGATTTGGCAGCGGCGACTGGCGGTAACTGTGAATACACCGTACCGGGTGAATTGGCAGTCACTGATTCGGGTGTGAAAGTAATTGGTTACACCGACCTGCCAGGTCGTCTGCCAACCCAGTCTTCACAGCTGTATGCGACCAACCTGGTGAACTTAGCCAAACTGTGGTGCAAAGAGAAAGACGGTAACATCAATCTGGATTTCAACGACGTCGTGTTGCGTAACATGACCGTGGTGCATCAGGGTGAAGTAACCTTCCCGCCACCGGCGATTAGTGTTTCTGCGGCACCGAAACAAGAAGCGGCCAAACCAGCTGCGGCGAAAGTCGAAGAGAAGAAACCATGTAAGTCGAAAAAATGGCTGGGTGTGGTGGGCTTGGGTCTGTTTGGTCTGTTAGGCCATGTGGCACCGCCAGAATTCCTGTCGCACTTCACCGTGTTTGTACTGGCCTGTGTGGTCGGTTATTACGTGGTATGGAACGTCAGCCACTCACTGCATACACCACTGATGTCGGTGACGAACGCCATTTCCGGCATCATCGTGGTTGGCGCCCTGTTACAGATTGGCAGTGGCTCGGGTCTGGTTTCAGCACTGGCGTTTGTCGCCGTACTGATTGCCACCATTAACATCGTCGGTGGTTTCACCGTGACTCAGCGCATGCTGAAGATGTTCCGTAAGGGTTAA
- the ffh gene encoding signal recognition particle protein: MFENLTERLSATLRNISGRGRLTDDNIKDTLREVRMALLEADVALPVVKEFVNRVKERAVGQEVSKSLSPGQAFIKIVHGELISVMGEANQDLDLATQPPAILLMAGLQGAGKTTSVAKLAKLLTERQKKKVLVVSADVYRPAAIKQLETLANDIGVEFFPSDTSQTPSQIAAAALDSARKRYFDVLIVDTAGRLHVDSEMMEEIQLLHKQLNPIETLFVVDAMTGQDAANTAKAFSEALPLTGVILTKADGDARGGAALSVRHITGKPIKFIGMGEKTDALEPFHPDRIASRILGMGDVLSLIEEMERNVDKEKATKLAQKVQKGKGFDLEDFREQLVQMRNMGGMMSMLDKLPGVSGLPENVKGQLDDKLTVRMEAIINSMTKGERRNPDIIKGSRKKRIAMGSGTEIQDVNRLLKQFDQMQKMMKKVAGKGGLRKMMGNMKNMLPPGGFGRGGF, translated from the coding sequence ATGTTTGAAAATTTAACCGAGCGTCTATCCGCCACGTTACGCAACATCAGCGGACGTGGGCGTCTGACCGACGACAACATTAAAGATACCCTGCGTGAAGTACGCATGGCTCTGCTGGAAGCCGATGTTGCGCTGCCTGTCGTTAAGGAATTTGTTAACCGTGTGAAAGAACGCGCGGTTGGCCAAGAGGTCAGTAAGAGCCTAAGCCCGGGTCAGGCTTTCATCAAGATCGTCCATGGTGAACTGATCTCTGTAATGGGTGAAGCAAACCAAGATCTGGATTTAGCGACCCAACCACCAGCGATTTTATTAATGGCGGGTTTGCAGGGGGCAGGTAAAACCACTTCAGTTGCCAAACTGGCTAAACTGCTGACGGAACGCCAAAAGAAAAAAGTGTTAGTGGTTTCTGCCGACGTTTATCGCCCTGCAGCGATCAAACAGCTGGAAACATTGGCTAACGATATTGGTGTTGAATTCTTCCCAAGTGACACCAGCCAAACACCATCGCAAATTGCAGCCGCTGCATTGGACAGCGCCCGTAAGCGCTATTTTGATGTGTTGATTGTCGATACCGCCGGTCGTTTGCATGTCGATAGCGAAATGATGGAAGAGATCCAGCTGCTGCATAAACAGCTGAATCCTATCGAAACGCTGTTTGTTGTCGATGCAATGACTGGGCAGGATGCGGCAAATACTGCTAAAGCATTCAGCGAAGCGTTGCCATTGACCGGTGTGATTTTAACCAAAGCTGATGGTGATGCGCGTGGTGGTGCGGCACTGTCTGTGCGCCATATTACCGGCAAACCGATCAAATTTATCGGTATGGGTGAAAAGACCGATGCGCTGGAACCTTTCCACCCCGATCGTATCGCTTCCCGTATTCTCGGTATGGGTGATGTGCTGTCTCTGATCGAAGAGATGGAACGCAACGTCGACAAAGAAAAAGCCACCAAACTGGCACAAAAAGTCCAGAAAGGGAAAGGCTTCGACCTAGAAGACTTCCGCGAACAGTTGGTGCAAATGCGCAATATGGGCGGCATGATGAGTATGCTCGACAAGTTGCCCGGTGTTTCTGGTCTGCCAGAGAATGTCAAAGGACAGCTTGATGACAAACTCACTGTGCGAATGGAAGCGATCATCAACTCGATGACGAAGGGCGAGCGTCGTAATCCGGATATCATCAAAGGCTCCCGTAAAAAACGTATCGCCATGGGCTCAGGTACTGAGATCCAGGATGTGAACCGGTTGCTGAAGCAATTTGACCAGATGCAAAAAATGATGAAGAAAGTCGCCGGTAAAGGTGGCTTACGAAAAATGATGGGAAATATGAAAAACATGTTACCGCCAGGTGGTTTCGGCCGCGGTGGTTTCTGA
- the birA gene encoding bifunctional biotin--[acetyl-CoA-carboxylase] ligase/biotin operon repressor BirA: protein MKQLNSRQQALLAVLADGAFHSGEQIGAELGISRAAISQQIKSLRLLGLEIFSITGKGYSLNTPLDLLNTEILQHLTAGAPIHTCAVIDSTNQYMMAQLERWQKGECLLAETQTAGRGRRGRHWHSPFGSQFIMSMYWRLDDGPSAAMGLSLAIGVAVVQALESAGYRDLSLKWPNDIYMARRKLAGILVEMSAAVGGICHLVIGVGVNLNLPDAVIAQLDQPCAHLAEQPVVVERNQLSATIIRALRNALTLFEQQGLTAFLTEWNRLDIFMQQPVKVLLGNQVIHGTYCGIDGQGNMLLQDHDGMHKFVGGEISLRADI, encoded by the coding sequence ATGAAACAGCTGAATTCGCGTCAACAAGCATTGCTGGCGGTATTAGCCGATGGTGCTTTTCATTCCGGTGAACAGATCGGGGCGGAATTGGGGATCAGCCGTGCTGCCATTAGTCAGCAGATCAAAAGTTTGCGTTTATTGGGTTTAGAAATATTTAGCATTACCGGCAAAGGTTACAGCTTAAATACACCACTTGATCTGTTGAATACCGAAATACTTCAACATCTAACTGCTGGCGCACCGATACACACGTGCGCGGTGATTGATTCGACCAATCAATACATGATGGCGCAGCTTGAGCGCTGGCAAAAAGGCGAGTGTCTGTTGGCTGAGACCCAGACGGCCGGTCGCGGGCGGCGTGGACGACACTGGCATTCGCCATTCGGTAGTCAGTTCATTATGAGCATGTACTGGCGACTTGACGATGGCCCTAGTGCAGCCATGGGGTTAAGTCTGGCAATTGGTGTTGCTGTGGTGCAAGCGCTGGAAAGTGCCGGTTACCGGGATTTGAGCCTGAAATGGCCGAATGATATCTACATGGCGCGGCGAAAACTCGCGGGCATACTGGTCGAAATGTCAGCCGCAGTCGGCGGGATCTGCCATCTGGTGATTGGCGTTGGTGTGAATCTTAATTTGCCGGATGCGGTCATTGCGCAACTGGATCAACCCTGTGCGCATTTGGCGGAGCAACCGGTTGTGGTTGAGCGCAACCAACTGAGTGCCACGATCATTCGAGCCTTAAGAAATGCCTTAACACTGTTTGAGCAACAGGGATTAACCGCATTTTTAACAGAATGGAATCGACTGGATATTTTTATGCAACAACCGGTGAAGGTATTGCTGGGCAATCAGGTCATCCACGGCACCTATTGCGGCATAGACGGGCAGGGGAATATGTTGCTGCAAGATCATGACGGTATGCATAAATTTGTCGGCGGCGAGATCTCTTTACGCGCCGACATTTGA
- the murB gene encoding UDP-N-acetylmuramate dehydrogenase, which produces MQPISPFPLKSFNTFGLDAQAKMGFVLNNEAELDALRGSTWWSDSQPRLLIGEGSNILFTADFDGVVIVNRLKGISVQETADAWLLHVAAGENWPALIQWTLQHQMPGMENLALIPGTVGAAPVQNIGAYGVEFCQFCEYVDTWHFADGHRQRYSAAACQFGYRDSLFKHALHDQVIITAVGLRIPKQWQPVVEYGPLKALGANATAEQIFMTVCELRQSKLPDPSLLGNAGSFFKNPVVSATQAAALKQLHPAIPCFAAGEGQNKLAAGWLIDKAGLKGFSLGNAGVHRDQALVLVNLGNASAAEILQLAKHVASTVKQQFSVQLEPEVRFIGKSGEINSLQAIQ; this is translated from the coding sequence ATGCAGCCCATATCTCCGTTCCCTCTAAAATCATTCAATACGTTTGGCCTCGATGCTCAGGCGAAAATGGGCTTTGTGCTAAATAATGAAGCGGAACTTGATGCGTTGCGTGGATCTACGTGGTGGTCAGACAGTCAACCGCGATTATTGATCGGTGAGGGCAGTAATATCCTGTTCACTGCCGATTTTGATGGGGTGGTTATTGTTAACCGCCTGAAAGGGATCTCGGTGCAGGAAACGGCGGATGCTTGGTTGTTGCATGTTGCAGCCGGTGAAAATTGGCCTGCGCTGATCCAGTGGACGTTGCAACACCAGATGCCGGGGATGGAAAATCTGGCGCTGATCCCGGGTACTGTAGGTGCCGCACCAGTACAAAATATTGGTGCTTACGGTGTCGAATTCTGTCAGTTCTGTGAATACGTCGATACCTGGCATTTTGCGGATGGCCATCGTCAGCGTTACAGTGCTGCAGCGTGTCAGTTTGGCTACCGTGACAGCCTGTTTAAGCATGCATTGCATGATCAAGTGATCATTACCGCCGTTGGTTTACGCATTCCAAAACAGTGGCAACCAGTAGTGGAATACGGTCCACTGAAAGCACTGGGTGCCAATGCGACTGCCGAACAAATCTTCATGACAGTTTGTGAATTACGCCAGAGTAAATTGCCTGATCCGAGCTTGTTAGGCAATGCAGGTAGTTTCTTTAAAAATCCGGTAGTCAGCGCAACGCAAGCGGCAGCACTTAAACAACTACATCCTGCCATCCCGTGTTTTGCTGCCGGCGAAGGTCAGAATAAATTGGCTGCTGGTTGGTTGATTGATAAAGCAGGTTTGAAAGGCTTCAGTCTGGGCAATGCAGGTGTTCATCGTGATCAGGCGTTAGTGTTGGTCAACCTAGGCAATGCCAGTGCAGCTGAAATTCTGCAGTTGGCGAAACACGTTGCCAGCACAGTTAAGCAGCAATTTTCTGTGCAATTGGAACCAGAAGTTCGCTTTATTGGTAAGTCCGGGGAAATAAATAGCCTGCAGGCAATCCAATGA
- a CDS encoding M23 family metallopeptidase: MRELVMMILLVCVVSAHAGSVYKYVDAKGIVSYTDQYDRAQPFNPVEIEIWEPDQDAVQLRYTKTGNLYLHNSLYGPVTVTLKLNHQDNLIAHRNLLQPIVVPARTELFVDQVHYMGQGVLEFGFHFSVGTPTDIQEDHSLLRPPFSGSFQISQAFNGGYSHNLPGNRYAMDISMPVGTPILAAKSGTVLDMRDSFDGHSTDPAEKARTNYIRILHSDGTMTLYAHLKTHSGMVHPGQHVKAGQLLALSGNTGYSTGPHLHFAVQRNDGARLVSIPFNLQGIVPQKGVWLAGQSAQLN, encoded by the coding sequence ATGCGTGAACTGGTCATGATGATCCTGCTGGTGTGTGTCGTTTCGGCGCATGCCGGGTCAGTCTATAAATATGTCGATGCGAAAGGTATCGTCAGTTATACCGATCAATATGACCGGGCGCAGCCGTTTAACCCGGTTGAAATTGAGATCTGGGAACCGGATCAGGATGCAGTGCAATTGCGCTATACCAAAACCGGTAACCTGTATCTGCATAACAGCTTGTATGGTCCGGTCACTGTGACCTTAAAATTGAACCATCAGGATAACCTAATTGCGCATCGTAATTTGTTACAGCCGATAGTTGTGCCCGCCAGAACCGAGTTGTTTGTCGATCAGGTGCATTACATGGGGCAGGGGGTATTGGAGTTTGGCTTTCACTTTTCGGTCGGTACACCGACCGATATTCAGGAAGACCACTCGCTGTTACGTCCGCCGTTTAGTGGCAGTTTTCAAATATCCCAGGCCTTTAATGGTGGTTACAGCCATAACTTGCCCGGTAATCGGTATGCAATGGATATATCTATGCCTGTTGGTACGCCCATTCTGGCAGCTAAATCCGGCACGGTGCTTGATATGCGCGACAGCTTTGATGGCCATAGCACCGATCCGGCGGAGAAAGCTCGCACCAATTACATCCGTATTCTGCATAGTGATGGCACGATGACTTTGTATGCGCATCTGAAAACGCATAGTGGAATGGTTCACCCCGGTCAGCATGTTAAAGCGGGTCAGTTATTAGCGTTATCGGGGAATACCGGTTACAGCACCGGACCCCATCTGCATTTTGCCGTACAACGTAACGATGGTGCGCGATTAGTCTCTATTCCTTTTAATTTACAGGGTATAGTTCCGCAAAAAGGCGTATGGCTGGCTGGCCAGTCGGCACAATTGAACTGA
- a CDS encoding ATPase RavA domain-containing protein, translating to MQSNKQLQERIGRLIDALSQGLFERKDVIRLCLLAALSGESVFMLGPPGIAKSLIARRLIHAFSNSQAFEYLMTRFSTPEEVFGPLSIQALKDDGRYMRLTEGYLPDAEVVFLDEIWKAGPAILNTLLTVINEHRFRNGEREISVPMRLLVTASNELPQKDSGLEALYDRMLMRIWMDRIQDKQNFRAMLISRQDPQHDPVTADLKIHDDEYDEWQRTLTQVALPDAIFEQLYALREHIFQLSQQSGEQQDSMYVSDRRWKKALRLLQASAFFNGRHKVNGLDLLLLKDCLWHDLYARQQIETLLHDFACKQAFGQERLHFSLKRLQTDLQQYQREQTKILGCRLAPGQNVLRKRGKGWQLDFKAADISPVDENYRLIFLQTAYLDPKHPEREIHYATLRRKELMLWLHKQEPIPVRLQEDQQATTLQLDADIQGADGHAVLIARDSGNRPIPLTISSKQGLPEWQEKGWREQLNGLQSELRKSRDEVKKQYLLFTSECPHLFLAQESLTAIEESFLRLDSEVKNLQQQLETNLHSLESLVQLTGR from the coding sequence ATGCAAAGTAATAAACAACTTCAGGAACGTATCGGTCGCTTAATCGATGCACTGTCTCAGGGTCTGTTTGAACGAAAAGACGTCATCCGGCTGTGTCTGTTGGCTGCTTTATCCGGGGAAAGTGTTTTTATGCTTGGCCCACCAGGTATCGCCAAGAGTTTGATTGCACGCCGGTTGATCCATGCCTTTAGCAATAGTCAGGCATTTGAATATCTGATGACCCGCTTTTCCACGCCGGAAGAGGTGTTTGGCCCATTGTCGATCCAAGCCTTAAAAGACGATGGTCGCTACATGCGCCTGACTGAAGGTTATCTGCCCGATGCCGAAGTGGTCTTTCTTGATGAGATCTGGAAAGCCGGCCCGGCGATCCTGAATACCTTACTGACTGTTATCAACGAGCACCGGTTCCGCAATGGCGAACGCGAAATATCCGTGCCCATGCGTCTGCTGGTTACCGCATCGAATGAATTACCGCAGAAAGATAGCGGATTAGAAGCTTTGTATGACCGCATGCTGATGCGGATCTGGATGGACCGGATCCAAGATAAGCAAAATTTCCGCGCCATGCTGATCAGTCGGCAAGACCCTCAACACGACCCGGTCACCGCCGATCTTAAAATCCATGACGATGAGTATGATGAATGGCAGCGCACACTGACGCAGGTTGCGTTACCAGACGCGATCTTTGAACAGTTGTATGCCCTGCGTGAGCATATTTTCCAGCTCAGCCAGCAAAGTGGCGAACAACAAGATTCCATGTATGTTTCAGATCGACGGTGGAAAAAAGCGCTGCGCCTGTTACAAGCCAGTGCCTTTTTTAATGGCCGCCACAAAGTGAACGGCCTCGATCTGTTACTGCTAAAAGACTGTCTGTGGCATGACCTGTATGCCAGACAGCAGATCGAGACCTTGCTGCACGATTTCGCCTGTAAACAAGCCTTCGGGCAAGAACGTTTACATTTCAGCCTGAAACGACTACAAACTGATCTGCAGCAATATCAGCGCGAACAAACCAAAATTCTGGGCTGTCGTCTGGCGCCCGGACAAAATGTGCTGCGTAAACGCGGTAAAGGCTGGCAACTGGACTTTAAAGCCGCAGACATCAGCCCGGTTGATGAAAATTATCGTCTGATTTTTTTACAAACCGCCTATCTCGATCCCAAACATCCTGAGCGTGAGATCCACTACGCCACCTTGCGCCGTAAAGAGTTAATGCTGTGGTTGCATAAACAAGAACCGATCCCGGTGCGGTTACAAGAAGATCAGCAAGCCACTACGCTGCAACTGGATGCCGATATTCAAGGTGCAGATGGCCATGCGGTGTTAATTGCCCGAGATAGCGGTAATCGCCCGATCCCGCTGACGATCTCCAGCAAACAAGGTTTGCCAGAATGGCAGGAAAAAGGTTGGCGTGAACAGCTTAACGGTTTACAAAGTGAATTGCGGAAAAGCCGTGATGAGGTCAAAAAACAGTATCTGTTGTTTACCTCGGAATGCCCGCATCTGTTTTTAGCGCAGGAATCACTTACCGCTATTGAAGAAAGTTTCCTACGATTAGATAGCGAAGTTAAAAACCTACAACAACAGTTGGAAACCAATTTGCATAGTCTTGAATCACTGGTGCAACTGACCGGACGCTAG